A window of the Candidatus Nitrosotalea okcheonensis genome harbors these coding sequences:
- a CDS encoding restriction endonuclease, translated as MKFCPECGKDLNGSTKFCPECGINLNNLSQENIPQQEIKTEDYEPISDSEKPIIQKTTRDLGTRLEESVERIFKDRGYQTTRGQKIRGQSGQFNEIDVIAKRGSIALAIECKNYTEDRKVGIKEIRDFVAKLDDLNINKGLFVTSSDFSSDAMGWASNNPSSKQLDLWDGSTFMEQYKRVMLGRTDSKLSVIENSLLLKGTFDDYSILTLKNKDRVVIKRRELIFHPYYIVEFNLREQFKTPDRQIHTQQNSGKYFVDGLSGEILYSIDDKGHSPYDLDNMQKQIVRDLEDLSPTTIEVTQEPNSAVSKLDPSLNKKDIEFKVKTEIVRDNKTIIHYEVKISREKTEVKEYHHAPDINTITTRPRLVYVPKMEIEFESKENNYSRIILPASDVIIEDDIADCHHKLGLQKRHTFAVCEVCGIAKCEKDILVDEKDQCYCKDHASAELKEKTKGDSIVDKFKHFRFGK; from the coding sequence GAATGTGGCATTAATCTAAATAACTTATCCCAAGAAAATATTCCACAACAAGAGATTAAAACAGAAGACTATGAGCCAATTTCCGATAGTGAAAAACCGATAATTCAAAAAACAACACGCGATCTTGGAACTAGATTAGAAGAATCTGTTGAAAGAATATTCAAAGATAGAGGATATCAAACTACGAGAGGTCAAAAAATTCGAGGACAATCGGGTCAATTTAATGAAATTGATGTCATAGCCAAACGTGGAAGCATTGCACTTGCAATAGAATGTAAAAATTATACAGAAGATAGAAAAGTCGGAATAAAAGAAATTCGGGATTTTGTAGCAAAATTGGATGATTTGAACATTAACAAAGGATTGTTTGTAACATCTTCTGATTTCTCATCAGATGCAATGGGATGGGCTTCAAATAATCCAAGTTCAAAACAATTAGATCTTTGGGATGGTTCTACCTTCATGGAACAATACAAGAGAGTAATGCTAGGTCGTACTGATAGCAAATTATCTGTCATAGAAAACAGTCTACTGTTAAAAGGTACTTTTGATGATTATTCTATTTTGACATTAAAAAATAAAGACAGAGTAGTCATAAAGAGACGAGAATTGATCTTTCATCCATACTATATAGTGGAATTTAATTTGCGTGAACAATTCAAAACTCCCGATAGACAAATCCACACACAACAAAATTCAGGAAAATATTTTGTAGACGGATTATCCGGAGAAATACTTTACAGTATAGATGACAAGGGCCATAGTCCTTATGATTTGGATAACATGCAAAAACAAATTGTGAGAGATTTGGAAGATCTAAGCCCTACTACAATAGAAGTTACTCAAGAACCTAATTCTGCAGTATCCAAGTTAGATCCAAGCTTAAACAAGAAAGATATCGAGTTTAAAGTCAAAACTGAGATAGTTAGAGATAATAAGACAATTATCCACTACGAGGTAAAAATATCACGAGAGAAAACGGAAGTCAAAGAATATCATCATGCACCAGATATTAACACAATAACAACAAGACCACGACTAGTTTATGTTCCTAAGATGGAGATTGAGTTCGAATCTAAAGAAAATAATTACTCCAGAATCATTCTGCCTGCATCTGATGTGATAATAGAAGATGATATTGCAGACTGTCACCACAAACTAGGTTTACAAAAAAGACATACTTTTGCAGTATGTGAGGTGTGTGGCATAGCCAAGTGTGAAAAAGACATACTTGTGGATGAGAAGGATCAATGTTATTGTAAAGACCATGCATCAGCAGAATTAAAAGAAAAAACCAAGGGAGATTCTATTGTAGATAAATTCAAGCATTTTCGGTTTGGTAAATAA